A genomic window from Streptococcus sanguinis includes:
- a CDS encoding ABC transporter permease, with product MKKIANLYLAFVFLVLYIPIFYLIAYAFNAGEDMNRFTGFSLSHFQNLFEDSRLILILVQTFFLAFLSSLIATLIGTFGAIYIYQARKKYQDAFLSINNILMVAPDVMIGASFLILFTTAKFQLGFLSVLASHVAFSIPIVVLMILPRLKEMNDDMIKAAYDLGASQLQMLKEIMLPYLTPAIIAGYFMAFTYSLDDFAVTFFVTGNGFSTLSVEIYSRARQGISLEINALSALVFLFSIALVIGYYFITREKEETV from the coding sequence ATGAAAAAAATTGCAAATCTCTATCTAGCCTTTGTCTTTTTGGTGCTCTACATCCCCATCTTTTACCTGATTGCTTATGCCTTTAATGCAGGGGAAGACATGAATCGCTTTACAGGATTCAGTCTTAGTCATTTTCAAAATCTCTTTGAGGATTCACGCCTGATTTTGATTTTGGTTCAGACCTTCTTTCTGGCTTTCCTATCTTCGTTGATTGCGACTCTGATTGGAACTTTTGGAGCCATCTATATTTATCAAGCCCGCAAGAAATATCAGGATGCCTTTCTGTCTATCAACAATATCCTCATGGTGGCACCGGATGTCATGATTGGGGCAAGTTTTCTGATTCTCTTTACCACTGCAAAATTCCAGCTGGGCTTCCTGTCTGTGCTGGCTAGCCATGTAGCCTTTTCTATTCCGATTGTGGTGCTGATGATTCTTCCGCGTCTCAAGGAAATGAATGATGATATGATTAAGGCTGCCTATGACCTAGGCGCCAGTCAATTGCAAATGCTAAAGGAAATCATGCTGCCTTATCTGACTCCAGCCATTATCGCTGGCTATTTTATGGCTTTTACCTATTCGCTAGATGACTTTGCTGTGACCTTCTTTGTTACAGGCAATGGCTTTTCTACTCTGTCTGTTGAGATTTACTCCCGTGCTCGTCAGGGAATTTCTCTGGAAATCAATGCCCTGTCAGCCTTGGTCTTTCTCTTCAGCATTGCTTTGGTAATTGGGTATTATTTTATCACTCGTGAGAAGGAGGAGACTGTATGA
- a CDS encoding ABC transporter permease, with protein MKKTTSNLFLLPYLLWIFLFVLAPVVMIIWTSFFNIEGQFTLENYQTYFTSQNWTYLKISLNSILYAGIITVVTLLISYPTAFFLTQLKHKQLWLMLIVLPTWINLLLKAYAFIGIFGQNGSINQFLTFIGVGPQQILFTDFSFIFVASYIELPFMILPIFNVLDDLDPNLINASYDLGANRWETFRRVVFPLSLNGVRSGVQSVFIPSLSLFMLVRLIGGNRVITLGTAIEQHFLTTQNWGMGSTIGVVLIVAMLFTMWATKERREQ; from the coding sequence ATGAAGAAAACAACCTCTAATCTTTTTCTCTTGCCCTACCTGCTCTGGATTTTCCTCTTTGTACTGGCACCTGTTGTTATGATTATCTGGACATCCTTCTTTAACATTGAAGGGCAGTTTACGCTGGAAAATTACCAGACCTACTTTACATCGCAGAACTGGACCTATCTCAAGATAAGTCTGAATTCGATCCTTTATGCCGGAATTATTACTGTTGTAACCCTGCTGATTTCCTATCCGACCGCCTTCTTTTTGACTCAGCTCAAGCACAAGCAGCTCTGGCTAATGCTAATTGTCCTGCCGACCTGGATCAATCTCCTGCTCAAAGCTTATGCTTTCATTGGTATCTTTGGTCAGAATGGCTCAATCAATCAATTCTTGACTTTTATCGGAGTAGGACCTCAACAGATTCTCTTTACGGACTTTTCATTTATCTTTGTAGCTAGCTACATCGAGCTGCCTTTTATGATTCTGCCCATTTTCAACGTTCTGGATGATTTGGATCCTAATCTTATCAATGCCAGTTATGACTTGGGAGCTAATCGCTGGGAGACTTTCCGTCGGGTTGTTTTCCCTTTGTCATTGAATGGTGTCAGAAGTGGAGTGCAGTCAGTCTTTATCCCTAGTCTCAGCCTCTTCATGCTGGTCCGCTTAATCGGGGGTAATCGAGTAATTACTCTGGGAACTGCCATTGAGCAGCACTTCCTGACTACTCAAAACTGGGGCATGGGCTCTACTATCGGAGTGGTGCTGATTGTTGCTATGCTCTTTACCATGTGGGCAACAAAGGAAAGGAGAGAGCAATGA
- a CDS encoding ABC transporter ATP-binding protein, whose amino-acid sequence MIEFKNVSKVFEDNNTVVLKDINFELEEGKFYTLLGSSGSGKSTILNIIAGLLDATDGDIFLDGVRINDIPTNKRDVHTVFQSYALFPHMNVFENVAFPLRLRKVDKKEIQERVAEVLKMVQLEGFERRSIRKLSGGQRQRVAIARAIINQPRVVLLDEPLSALDLKLRTDMQYELRELQQRLGITFVFVTHDQEEALAMSDWIFVMNDGEIVQSGTPVDIYDEPINHFVATFIGESNILPGKMIEDYLVEFNGKRFEAVDGGMRPNEAVEVVIRPEDLRITLPEEGKLQVKVDTQLFRGVHYEIIAYDELGNEWMIHSTRKAIVGEEIGLHFEPEDIHIMRLNETEEEFDARIEEYVEVEEQEAGLINAIEEERDEENNL is encoded by the coding sequence ATTATCGAGTTTAAAAACGTTTCAAAAGTTTTTGAAGATAATAATACTGTCGTTCTGAAAGATATTAATTTCGAGTTGGAAGAAGGAAAGTTCTATACTTTGCTGGGCTCTTCCGGCTCTGGAAAATCAACGATTCTGAACATTATTGCTGGTCTTTTGGACGCGACAGACGGGGATATTTTTCTTGATGGCGTCCGCATCAATGATATTCCCACTAATAAACGAGACGTCCACACGGTTTTTCAGTCCTATGCACTGTTTCCGCATATGAATGTTTTTGAAAATGTAGCCTTTCCACTGCGTCTGCGCAAGGTTGATAAAAAAGAAATTCAAGAGCGGGTTGCTGAAGTACTGAAAATGGTTCAGCTGGAAGGCTTTGAGCGCCGTTCTATTCGCAAACTGTCGGGCGGTCAGCGCCAGCGTGTAGCCATCGCGCGGGCGATCATTAATCAGCCGCGGGTTGTTTTGCTGGATGAGCCGCTGTCTGCTCTGGATTTGAAGCTGCGCACGGACATGCAGTATGAGCTGCGGGAATTGCAGCAGCGTCTGGGTATTACCTTTGTCTTTGTCACGCACGACCAAGAGGAAGCCCTAGCTATGAGCGACTGGATTTTCGTTATGAATGATGGCGAGATTGTTCAGTCGGGAACACCTGTCGATATTTATGACGAGCCTATTAATCACTTTGTTGCAACCTTCATTGGCGAGTCCAATATTCTGCCTGGTAAGATGATTGAGGACTATCTGGTTGAGTTCAACGGTAAGCGTTTTGAAGCAGTAGATGGTGGGATGCGCCCAAATGAAGCTGTTGAAGTGGTGATTCGGCCGGAGGATTTGCGGATTACTCTGCCAGAAGAAGGAAAGCTGCAGGTTAAAGTTGATACCCAGCTTTTCCGTGGCGTTCACTATGAGATTATTGCTTATGATGAACTGGGCAATGAATGGATGATTCACTCGACTCGCAAGGCGATTGTTGGTGAAGAAATTGGTCTGCATTTCGAGCCTGAAGATATCCATATCATGCGTCTCAATGAAACTGAAGAAGAATTCGATGCCCGTATCGAAGAATATGTTGAAGTAGAAGAGCAAGAAGCGGGTCTGATCAATGCCATTGAGGAGGAACGCGATGAAGAAAACAACCTCTAA
- the murB gene encoding UDP-N-acetylmuramate dehydrogenase has translation MQKLEKLKTELEGIDIRFNEPLSQYTYTKVGGAADFLVFPRNRYELARIVNFANQEDIPWMVLGNASNIIVRDGGIRGFVILFDKLNNVAVDGYMIEAEAGANLIQTTHIALQNSLTGFEFACGIPGSVGGAVFMNAGAYGGEIAHVLVSCKVLTPQGQVKTLDVRDMKFGYRHSLVQETGDIVISAKFALSPGIHRTIRQEMERLTHLRELKQPLEYPSCGSVFKRPLGHFAGQLIGEAGLKGHRIGGVEVSEKHAGFMINVAKGTAQDYENLIAHVIERVRENSGITLEREVRIIGESL, from the coding sequence ATGCAAAAACTAGAAAAATTAAAAACCGAATTAGAAGGAATCGACATTCGCTTCAATGAGCCTTTGAGTCAATACACCTACACAAAGGTCGGGGGCGCAGCCGATTTCTTAGTTTTCCCCCGCAATCGTTATGAGCTAGCTCGCATTGTTAATTTTGCCAATCAAGAAGACATTCCTTGGATGGTGCTGGGAAATGCCAGTAATATTATTGTGCGAGACGGTGGTATCCGAGGTTTCGTTATTCTGTTTGACAAACTCAACAATGTTGCGGTAGATGGCTATATGATTGAGGCAGAAGCTGGAGCTAATCTTATTCAGACTACCCATATTGCCCTGCAGAATAGTCTGACTGGCTTTGAGTTCGCTTGTGGTATTCCTGGCAGCGTTGGCGGAGCTGTCTTTATGAACGCTGGGGCTTATGGCGGCGAGATTGCTCATGTCTTGGTATCTTGCAAGGTTCTGACTCCTCAGGGGCAAGTCAAAACGCTGGACGTTCGGGACATGAAGTTTGGCTATCGTCACTCACTAGTCCAGGAAACAGGCGATATTGTTATTTCTGCTAAGTTTGCTCTTTCGCCTGGTATTCACAGAACTATTCGTCAGGAAATGGAGCGCTTAACCCATCTGCGGGAGCTCAAGCAGCCTTTGGAATATCCGTCCTGCGGCTCTGTTTTCAAGCGTCCTTTGGGTCACTTTGCTGGTCAGCTGATTGGTGAAGCAGGCCTCAAGGGGCATCGTATCGGTGGTGTAGAAGTATCTGAGAAACATGCCGGCTTTATGATTAACGTTGCTAAAGGAACGGCCCAAGATTACGAAAATCTTATTGCTCATGTGATTGAAAGGGTGCGGGAAAATTCAGGTATTACTCTGGAGCGCGAAGTCCGCATCATTGGTGAATCTCTGTAA
- a CDS encoding homoserine kinase, with protein MKIIVPATSANIGPGFDSVGVALSKYLEIEVLEESQEWMIEHDLNPRIPKDRRNLLVKIALQLAPDIQPRRLKMTSDIPLARGLGSSSSVIVAGIELANQLAHLNLSDYQKLKIATKIEGHPDNVAPAIYGNFVVSSSSRNQVSAVVSDFPEADFIAYIPDYELRTVESRRVLPNRLSYKEAVAASSIANVAIAALLKGDMKIAGRAIESDLFHEKYRQPLIKEFSDIKFLARKNGSYATYISGAGPTVMVLSPKNKTEKIYHLLQKQNFKGQIFQLQVDTEGVRVEK; from the coding sequence ATGAAAATTATTGTACCGGCGACCAGTGCCAATATCGGTCCTGGCTTTGACTCCGTTGGGGTAGCTCTGTCAAAATATCTGGAAATTGAAGTCTTGGAAGAAAGTCAGGAGTGGATGATTGAGCATGACCTCAATCCGAGAATTCCTAAGGATCGGCGCAATCTATTGGTTAAGATTGCCCTGCAGTTGGCACCAGATATTCAGCCACGCCGTTTGAAAATGACCAGTGATATTCCATTGGCTCGCGGACTTGGGTCTTCTAGCTCGGTCATTGTGGCTGGTATTGAATTGGCCAACCAGCTGGCTCACCTTAATTTGTCGGATTATCAGAAGCTAAAAATCGCTACAAAGATTGAAGGCCATCCTGACAATGTTGCGCCAGCTATTTATGGTAATTTTGTGGTATCTAGTTCATCTAGAAATCAGGTATCCGCTGTGGTGTCGGATTTTCCAGAAGCCGACTTCATCGCTTATATCCCAGACTATGAGCTTCGGACGGTCGAGAGTCGTAGGGTCTTGCCGAATCGCCTTTCATATAAAGAAGCTGTGGCGGCCAGCTCCATTGCCAATGTTGCGATTGCTGCTCTTTTAAAAGGTGATATGAAAATCGCTGGTCGAGCTATTGAGTCAGATTTGTTCCATGAAAAATACCGGCAGCCTTTGATCAAGGAATTTTCAGATATTAAGTTCTTGGCCAGAAAAAATGGATCTTATGCAACCTATATCTCAGGAGCGGGTCCGACCGTTATGGTCTTATCACCTAAGAACAAGACAGAGAAGATTTACCATCTTTTGCAAAAACAGAATTTCAAGGGGCAAATCTTCCAGCTTCAGGTAGACACAGAGGGTGTCCGAGTAGAAAAATAA
- a CDS encoding homoserine dehydrogenase: MSIKIALLGFGTVASGVPFLLKENGEKIVQAAHSEIEVAKVLVKDDAEKERLLAAGNDFNFVTNVEEILKDSEITIVVELMGRIEPAKTFITRALEAGKHVVTANKDLLAVHGVELLEIAQNQNVALYYEAAVAGGIPILRTLVNSLASDKITRILGVVNGTSNFMMTKMVEEGWSYEDALAEAQRLGFAESDPTNDVDGIDAAYKMVILSQFAFGMNVKFEDVGHQGIRHITPEDVAVAQDLGYVVKLVGSIEETPSGIAAEVAPTFLPKAHPLASVNGVMNAVFVESIGIGESMYYGPGAGQKPTATSVVADIVRISRRLNEGTVGKAFNEFSRELVLAKPEDVKSSYYFSILAPDSKGQVLHLAEIFNAEDVSFKQILQEGTDGEKARVVIITHAVSKTQLENVTAKLKEVAEFDLLNTFKVLGD; the protein is encoded by the coding sequence ATGTCTATTAAAATAGCTTTACTTGGTTTTGGAACAGTGGCCAGCGGTGTGCCTTTTTTGCTGAAGGAAAATGGAGAAAAAATCGTTCAAGCAGCTCATTCAGAGATTGAGGTTGCTAAAGTATTGGTAAAAGACGATGCTGAAAAAGAGCGTCTTTTAGCAGCTGGAAATGACTTTAACTTTGTTACAAATGTTGAAGAAATTCTGAAGGATTCTGAGATTACCATCGTTGTAGAATTGATGGGGCGGATTGAGCCAGCGAAAACGTTCATCACTCGTGCTCTTGAAGCTGGCAAACATGTGGTAACGGCCAATAAGGACTTGCTGGCTGTTCACGGAGTAGAGTTGCTGGAAATTGCTCAAAATCAAAATGTAGCTCTCTATTATGAAGCAGCTGTTGCCGGTGGGATTCCAATCCTCCGTACCTTGGTTAATTCGCTGGCTTCTGACAAAATCACCCGTATCCTAGGTGTGGTCAATGGAACCTCTAACTTTATGATGACCAAGATGGTAGAAGAGGGCTGGTCTTATGAAGATGCGCTTGCTGAAGCACAGCGTCTTGGCTTTGCTGAAAGCGATCCAACCAATGATGTAGATGGCATTGATGCGGCTTACAAGATGGTCATTCTTAGCCAGTTCGCTTTTGGTATGAATGTTAAATTTGAAGATGTGGGTCATCAGGGAATTCGTCATATCACACCAGAAGACGTGGCTGTTGCTCAAGATCTGGGCTATGTAGTTAAGCTGGTTGGTTCTATTGAAGAAACGCCATCAGGAATCGCAGCAGAAGTAGCTCCAACATTTCTGCCAAAAGCGCATCCGCTGGCTAGTGTCAATGGGGTGATGAATGCTGTCTTTGTCGAATCCATCGGTATCGGAGAATCCATGTACTACGGACCGGGAGCTGGCCAAAAACCAACTGCAACTAGTGTTGTGGCAGATATTGTCCGTATCAGCCGCCGTTTGAATGAAGGGACAGTCGGCAAAGCCTTTAATGAATTCAGCCGTGAGTTAGTGCTGGCTAAGCCAGAAGATGTGAAGAGCAGCTATTACTTCTCTATCTTGGCACCTGACTCTAAAGGTCAAGTTCTGCATTTAGCTGAGATTTTCAATGCTGAGGATGTTTCCTTTAAGCAGATTCTGCAGGAAGGTACAGATGGTGAGAAGGCTCGCGTAGTGATTATTACCCATGCTGTCAGCAAGACGCAGCTGGAAAATGTCACTGCTAAGCTAAAAGAAGTTGCTGAGTTCGACTTGCTCAATACCTTCAAAGTACTAGGAGATTAA
- a CDS encoding polysaccharide deacetylase family protein yields the protein MTGKHRGNRMQQRKAKKRAILLAVTSLVLLLVLIVGGVYSLAQLGKIHNQEEANNVSINQATNSSKASSEPIRDNNTTSDSDNKDKVKWVKQDQPVQVPILMYHAIHVMDPSEAANAGLIVDPATFESHLKALKDAGYYPLTPAEAYKVLTENVLPENKKVVWLTFDDSLKDFYTNAFPLLQKYDMKATNNVITGFVQAGREDMLTLDEIKEMKDKGMSFEDHTVNHPDLSATTEDQQKIELKDSKSYLDKNLSQTTTTVAYPSGRYSDATLQIAESLGYKMGLTTNNGLASLSNGLLTLNRVRVNPTTTAEDLLNEIATN from the coding sequence ATGACAGGAAAACACCGCGGAAATCGCATGCAGCAACGCAAGGCAAAGAAAAGGGCTATTTTACTGGCCGTGACGAGTCTAGTTCTTCTTCTCGTCCTGATCGTGGGTGGAGTTTATTCATTAGCTCAGTTAGGCAAGATCCACAATCAAGAAGAAGCGAATAATGTATCCATTAATCAGGCTACTAACTCTTCAAAGGCATCGTCAGAACCAATCAGGGATAATAATACAACTTCGGATAGCGATAATAAAGACAAGGTCAAATGGGTTAAGCAAGACCAGCCAGTCCAAGTTCCTATCTTGATGTATCATGCCATTCACGTCATGGATCCATCAGAAGCAGCTAATGCCGGTTTGATTGTAGATCCAGCTACATTTGAAAGTCATCTAAAAGCTTTGAAAGACGCAGGATACTACCCTCTGACACCAGCTGAAGCATACAAAGTCCTGACGGAGAATGTCCTGCCAGAAAATAAAAAAGTCGTCTGGCTGACCTTCGATGATAGTTTAAAGGATTTCTACACTAATGCCTTCCCACTTCTCCAGAAATATGACATGAAAGCAACCAATAATGTCATTACTGGATTTGTTCAAGCAGGACGCGAAGATATGCTGACGCTAGATGAGATAAAGGAAATGAAGGACAAAGGCATGTCCTTTGAAGACCACACCGTCAACCATCCCGACCTCTCAGCAACGACAGAAGACCAACAAAAAATTGAGTTAAAAGACTCCAAGTCTTACTTAGACAAAAATCTGTCTCAAACCACAACAACCGTTGCCTATCCATCTGGACGATACAGTGATGCAACCTTGCAGATTGCTGAAAGCCTTGGCTACAAGATGGGACTGACAACCAATAACGGTCTAGCTTCCCTATCCAACGGCTTGCTCACACTCAATCGCGTTCGTGTTAATCCAACCACTACTGCAGAAGACCTGCTAAATGAAATCGCAACAAACTAA